A window of the Lepisosteus oculatus isolate fLepOcu1 chromosome 14, fLepOcu1.hap2, whole genome shotgun sequence genome harbors these coding sequences:
- the LOC138242842 gene encoding zona pellucida sperm-binding protein 3-like, whose amino-acid sequence MYFQATAYFATVEQRLYIHSCYVTEKPDQHSQPRFPVIDNLGCMVDSKADGCLSRFVPSKQKDVLRFTIDAFLFQKKLSRKHEVTELYMHCVMAVAPAKATPGTKSCTYNREVKRWEELYGDHEVCACCESRCPGSCNEGGSGSLSLVDASLPKRQPCLDN is encoded by the exons atgtacttccaggccactgcctactttgccacagTGGAGCAGAGGCTGTACATCCACTCGTGTTACGTAACGGAGAAACCGGACCAGCATTCCCAGCCCCGTTTCCCTGTGATTGACAACTTGGG gtgcatggtggacagcaaggcagatggctgcctgtccaggtttgtcccctccaagcagaaggatgtgctccgcttcacaattgatgccttcctcttccagaagaagctgtccaggaag catgaagtgactgagctgtacatgcactgtgtcatggctgtggctcctgctaaagcaacaccagggaccaagtcctgcacctacaacagggaggtgaagag gtgggaggagctgtatggtgaccatgaggtctgtgcctgctgtgagtccaggtgtCCTGGCAGCTGTAATGAAGGTGGGTCTGGTTCTCTATCCCTTGTGGATGCATCTCTGCCCAAGAGACAACCATGCTTGGACAACTGA